In Helianthus annuus cultivar XRQ/B chromosome 3, HanXRQr2.0-SUNRISE, whole genome shotgun sequence, a single window of DNA contains:
- the LOC110931018 gene encoding ras-related protein RABD2c, protein MSFASFISFYVSPNSLSLSLSHRSFTTAGDPQHSLYTFLRSLSTAMTPEYDYLFKLLLIGDSGVGKSCLLLRFADDSYLDSYISTIGVDFKIRTVEQDAKVIKLQIWDTAGQERFRTITSSYYRGAHGIIVVYDVTDQESFNNVKQWLSEIDRYASENVNKILVGNKCDLVANKVVSTETAKAFADEIGIPFLETSAKDATNVEQAFMAMTASIKDRMASQPNLNTSKPPTVNIRGQPVSQNSGCCS, encoded by the exons ATGTCTTTTGCTTCATTCATCTCCTTTTACGTGTCCCccaattctctctctctctctctctctcatcggAGCTTCACCACCGCCGGTGATCCACAACATTCGCTATATACCTTTCTCCGATCACTATCAACAGCCATGACTCCTGAGTA TGACTACCTGTTCAAGCTTTTGCTCATTGGAGATTCGGGTGTAGGAAAGTCATGTCTACTTCTGAGGTTTGCT GACGATTCTTACTTGGACAGTTACATAAGCACCATCGGAGTCGATTTT AAAATTCGTACCGTGGAGCAAGATGCCAAGGTTATCAAGCTTCAAATT TGGGATACTGCTGGCCAAGAACGTTTTAGGACAATCACAAGCAGCTACTATCGAGGAGCACATGGCATCATC GTGGTTTATGATGTGACGGACCAAGAGAGCTTTAATAACGTTAAGCAGTGGCTGAGTGAAATCGACCGTTACGCTAGTGAGAACGTTAACAAGATCCTTGTTGGAAACAAATGCGATCTTGTTGCAAATAAAGTCGTTTCAACCGAAACAGCCAAG GCATTTGCTGATGAAATTGGAATTCCGTTCTTGGAAACAAGTGCAAAAGATGCAACCAATGTCGAACAGGCTTTCATGGCCATGACGGCTTCCATCAAAGACAG GATGGCGAGTCAACCCAATTTGAATACCTCAAAGCCTCCAACGGTCAACATTCGTGGTCAACCGGTCTCCCAGAACAGCGGATGCTGCTCTTAG